A single region of the Cherax quadricarinatus isolate ZL_2023a chromosome 3, ASM3850222v1, whole genome shotgun sequence genome encodes:
- the LOC138853762 gene encoding uncharacterized protein — translation MADGGSGESGSVLTKLKRSVAAYKGHLNRTRNRCKATCQRSNVDCDDLQNCLKSLGEKWEAYEQAFSAYELQAIEDEESQGSLQQAMDEFTKDDVDCHQEMNMYKDKLSTLKASIPRMMLNTAGTPNNHTPVNMLPKLPQLNLPTFDGTLTEYIGFWDQFRAQIDDRNDLSDAVKLQYLRSQLKGKALDLVRHYPITDANYQHAKDQLEDMFGNTEEIKVAILYRLLDLEACRHDRQSLEKFRIEIMSLTNSFRDLHGENDSKWVLSQVIQRKLASTTVHELHLKYRTNRFTISQIIEGLGDLISHLSIGQGEKLPTKEKSVDFPRHSRDRPKPPPN, via the coding sequence atggcagatgggggttcaggagagtctggttcagtgctaacaaaattaaaacgatcagtagcagcatacaaagggcatctgaacagaacgcgtaacaggtgcaaggctacttgccaacgcagtaatgtagactgcgatgatttgcagaactgcttgaagagtttgggggaaaagtgggaagcctatgaacaagcattctcagcatatgagctacaggctattgaggatgaggaatcccagggaagtcttcagcaggctatggacgaattcactaaggatgatgtagattgtcatcaggagatgaatatgtacaaagataagttaagtacattaaaggctagtattccaaggatgatgttgaacaccgcaggtaccccaaacaaccacacacctgtcaatatgttgcccaagttgccccagctgaatttaccaacgtttgacggaaccttaacagagtacattggtttctgggatcagtttagagcccagatagatgacagaaatgatttgtcagatgccgtcaagttgcagtatttgcggtcgcaactcaagggtaaagccttagatctggtccggcactacccgattactgacgctaattaccaacatgccaaagaccaattagaagacatgtttggcaacactgaggagataaaggtagctatactttatcggttgttggatctagaggcttgccgacatgaccgtcaaagtctagagaagttccgtattgagatTATGAGCTTGACCAATAGTTTCAGAGATCTGCATGGTGAGAATGATTCaaaatgggtccttagccaggtgattcagaggaaactggctagcacgacagtgcatgagttacacttaaaatatcggacgaataggttcacgataagccaaattattgaagggttaggggatctcatatctcacctgagcataggtcagggggagaaattacctaccaaggagaagtcggtcgacttccccagacattcgagagatagacctaaaccacctcccaactaa